A section of the Streptomyces sp. CG1 genome encodes:
- a CDS encoding epoxide hydrolase family protein, protein MTSTPAERIEPFRLSVPQSDLDDLYDRLDRTRWPAELPGAGWEYGVPAGYLRELAHYWRHTYDWRAAEAELNRWPQFTTTIDGARIHFAHIRSPEPDATPLVITHGWPGSIVEFLDVAGPLTDPVAHGGEAADAFHVVLPSIPGFGLSGPTTERGWEAGRVADAWAELMRRLGYERFGLQGGDWGAGISRELGRMHPDRVIGVHLNLLPGAQALTEPTEQELAALGPEERERTLRSWRRWDEWFHDGAGYAALQSTRPHTLGYALTDSPVGQLAWILEKFREWTDCAELPEEAVDRDRLLTNVMLYWLTGTAGSSGRIYYERTAAGDWSARLAAPSTAPTALAVFPADPQIPLRHKAERTENLVRWTEFDRGGHFAAMEEPDLLIGDVRAFFRQLREK, encoded by the coding sequence ATGACCTCCACACCCGCCGAACGCATCGAGCCCTTCCGTCTGTCGGTCCCGCAGAGCGACCTCGACGACCTGTACGACCGTCTCGACCGCACCCGCTGGCCGGCCGAACTGCCCGGAGCCGGCTGGGAGTACGGCGTCCCGGCCGGCTATCTGCGCGAGCTGGCCCACTACTGGCGGCACACGTACGACTGGCGCGCCGCCGAGGCCGAGCTGAACCGGTGGCCGCAGTTCACCACCACGATCGATGGAGCCCGCATCCACTTCGCCCACATCCGCTCGCCCGAGCCGGACGCCACACCGCTGGTGATCACCCATGGCTGGCCGGGCTCGATCGTGGAGTTCCTGGACGTGGCCGGCCCGCTCACCGACCCGGTGGCGCACGGTGGTGAGGCGGCGGACGCCTTCCACGTCGTCCTGCCGAGCATCCCCGGTTTCGGGCTGTCCGGGCCCACCACCGAGCGGGGCTGGGAGGCGGGCCGGGTGGCCGACGCCTGGGCGGAGCTGATGCGACGGCTCGGCTATGAGCGGTTCGGGCTCCAGGGCGGCGACTGGGGTGCGGGGATCTCCCGCGAACTGGGCCGTATGCATCCGGACCGGGTGATCGGCGTCCACCTCAATCTGCTGCCCGGCGCGCAGGCGCTGACCGAGCCGACCGAGCAGGAGCTGGCCGCGCTCGGCCCCGAGGAGCGGGAGCGGACGCTGCGCTCCTGGCGCCGGTGGGACGAGTGGTTCCACGACGGCGCCGGGTACGCCGCCCTGCAGTCCACCCGTCCGCACACCCTCGGCTATGCCCTGACGGACTCGCCCGTCGGTCAACTCGCCTGGATCCTCGAGAAGTTCCGGGAGTGGACGGACTGCGCGGAGCTGCCGGAGGAGGCGGTGGACCGGGACCGGCTGCTGACCAACGTGATGCTGTACTGGCTCACCGGTACGGCCGGCTCGTCGGGGCGCATCTACTACGAACGGACGGCGGCCGGCGACTGGAGCGCGCGGCTGGCCGCCCCCTCGACCGCGCCGACCGCGCTGGCCGTGTTCCCGGCCGACCCCCAGATCCCGCTGCGGCACAAGGCGGAACGCACCGAGAACCTCGTGCGCTGGACGGAGTTCGACCGGGGCGGGCACTTCGCGGCCATGGAGGAGCCGGACCTGCTGATCGGTGACGTCCGGGCGTTCTTCCGGCAGCTCCGGGAGAAATGA
- a CDS encoding helix-turn-helix domain-containing protein has translation MSERLSDEARVIPLRPAPARPARPVSEPAESKASKESNGSKEPLWRDLVGEVLRRERRAQERTLKDVADAARISLPYLSEIERGRKEASSEVLAAAAQALGLGLGDLLSLAHGELTRSTALHRRSATAPYRRPVTAPHRSYDGLCLAA, from the coding sequence GTGAGTGAGCGACTGAGCGACGAAGCCCGAGTGATCCCCCTGCGACCGGCGCCCGCCCGTCCGGCGCGGCCCGTGTCCGAGCCCGCGGAGAGCAAGGCGAGCAAGGAGAGCAACGGGAGCAAGGAGCCGCTGTGGCGCGATCTGGTCGGTGAGGTGCTGCGCCGCGAGCGGCGGGCGCAGGAGCGCACCCTCAAGGACGTGGCCGACGCGGCCAGGATCTCGCTGCCCTACCTGTCCGAGATCGAGCGCGGCCGCAAGGAGGCCTCCTCGGAGGTCCTGGCCGCCGCGGCGCAGGCGCTCGGCCTCGGCCTCGGCGACCTGCTCTCACTGGCACACGGCGAGCTGACCCGGAGCACCGCCCTGCACCGCCGGTCGGCCACCGCCCCGTACCGCCGACCGGTCACCGCGCCGCACCGCTCCTACGACGGGCTCTGCCTGGCTGCCTGA
- a CDS encoding RNA polymerase sigma factor SigF encodes MSTAGIRSQAEVAGTERNGTDEGSLPGIADPASVAPLDARALSRQFFRRLTELEEGTHAHQYARNTLIEMNMSLVRFAAGRFRGRGDDMEDIVQTGMIGLIKAIDRFELAREVEFTTFAVPYIIGEIKRFFRDTTWAVHVPRRLQELRVELARAREELAGRLDRDPTVAELATLMNISADEVVEAQLAANGYHSASLDAALSGDGPEGGEAVLADFIGVEEDGLRLVEDVHALAPLMAELSDRDRRIIHLRFVEEATQAEIGERLGCSQMHVSRLIKRIITRLRQGMLGELGCA; translated from the coding sequence ATGAGCACCGCCGGGATCCGGTCGCAAGCAGAGGTCGCAGGGACCGAGCGGAACGGGACGGACGAGGGGTCACTGCCAGGCATCGCGGATCCGGCGTCCGTCGCACCGCTCGACGCACGGGCACTGTCCCGCCAGTTCTTCCGCCGGCTGACGGAGCTGGAGGAGGGCACGCACGCGCACCAGTACGCGCGCAACACCCTCATCGAGATGAACATGTCACTCGTGCGGTTCGCGGCCGGACGATTCCGGGGCCGCGGCGACGACATGGAGGACATCGTCCAGACCGGCATGATCGGCCTGATCAAGGCCATCGACCGGTTCGAGCTGGCCCGCGAGGTGGAGTTCACCACCTTCGCGGTGCCCTACATCATCGGCGAGATCAAACGATTCTTCCGGGACACCACCTGGGCGGTGCACGTGCCGCGCCGGCTCCAGGAACTGCGGGTGGAGCTGGCCAGGGCGCGCGAGGAACTGGCCGGCCGGCTGGACCGGGACCCCACGGTGGCCGAGCTGGCGACCCTGATGAACATCTCCGCCGATGAGGTGGTCGAGGCCCAGCTCGCCGCCAACGGCTACCACTCCGCCTCCCTGGACGCCGCGCTCTCCGGCGACGGGCCGGAGGGCGGAGAGGCGGTGCTCGCGGACTTCATCGGCGTGGAGGAGGACGGGCTGCGGCTCGTCGAGGACGTCCACGCGCTCGCCCCGCTGATGGCGGAACTGAGCGACCGGGACCGGCGGATCATCCATCTGCGGTTCGTCGAGGAGGCCACCCAGGCGGAGATCGGGGAACGGCTCGGCTGCTCCCAGATGCATGTGTCCCGGCTGATCAAGCGGATCATCACCCGGCTGCGCCAGGGGATGCTCGGCGAACTCGGCTGCGCCTGA
- a CDS encoding ATP-binding protein: MTKHLGGAVIPTGFDVPVEPLRRAAHFTGEPGCIAEARAFASQFLEQLRTEWCATADGRAAGDLLLVVSELVTNAERHSNGPYILELEGTDSSVTVCVYDSSSALPRPYPRDPERVGRHGLEIVYALASEVTAERVPVGKRVRARYVLSP; encoded by the coding sequence ATGACCAAGCACCTGGGCGGAGCAGTGATACCGACTGGTTTCGACGTACCCGTGGAACCGCTGCGACGTGCGGCTCACTTCACCGGCGAACCCGGCTGCATCGCCGAGGCGCGCGCGTTCGCCTCCCAGTTCCTGGAGCAGCTGCGCACCGAGTGGTGCGCCACCGCGGACGGCCGCGCCGCCGGCGACCTGCTCCTGGTGGTGAGCGAACTGGTCACCAATGCCGAGCGGCACAGCAACGGCCCGTACATCCTGGAACTCGAAGGCACCGACAGCTCCGTCACGGTGTGCGTCTACGACAGCAGCTCCGCCCTGCCCCGCCCCTACCCCAGGGACCCCGAACGCGTCGGACGGCACGGTCTGGAGATCGTGTACGCCCTGGCGTCGGAGGTCACCGCGGAGCGCGTGCCCGTGGGCAAGCGGGTGCGCGCCCGCTACGTACTGAGCCCGTGA